Proteins encoded by one window of Patescibacteria group bacterium:
- a CDS encoding SIS domain-containing protein has product MPINLKTIKKLDKKNLYNSIQELDLQCGQVVDEMKKINIPSYYKKSDNIIVSGMGGSALGARIIKSVFLEELKIPMEIVNNYKLPACLNKNSLCVISSYSGNTEETISCFNQAKKQKAKIFIIASGGKLAGLAKKYNIPSYIFNPKHNSCNTPRMALGYSIFAQLLLFQKVGLIKISKSELEKNIKTIKIFNKKFALQKTNNQAIKIAKAMLNKIPIIIGSEFLTGNCRAFRNQINEGPKNFSTFMEIPEINHHLLEGLKNPKTNSKNLIFLFFNSNLYHKRNQLRYKITQKILKQNKIYFIEYKLASKTKLQQSMEFLVLGSYASFYLAMLNNLDPSPNPYVDYLKKQMK; this is encoded by the coding sequence ATGCCAATCAATTTAAAAACAATTAAAAAACTTGATAAAAAAAATCTTTATAATTCTATTCAAGAATTAGATTTGCAATGCGGTCAGGTTGTTGATGAAATGAAAAAAATAAATATTCCATCATATTACAAAAAATCAGACAATATTATTGTAAGCGGAATGGGAGGTTCAGCCCTTGGAGCGCGCATTATAAAATCTGTTTTTTTAGAAGAGCTTAAAATTCCAATGGAAATTGTTAATAACTACAAGTTGCCAGCTTGTCTGAATAAAAATAGTTTGTGCGTGATATCCAGCTATTCAGGAAATACAGAAGAAACAATTTCATGTTTTAATCAGGCAAAAAAACAAAAAGCGAAAATTTTTATTATTGCCTCAGGCGGAAAATTGGCAGGCTTGGCTAAAAAATACAATATCCCGTCTTATATTTTTAATCCAAAACATAACAGCTGTAATACGCCGCGAATGGCTTTGGGATATTCTATTTTTGCCCAGCTGTTGTTATTTCAGAAAGTTGGTTTAATTAAAATCTCAAAAAGTGAATTGGAAAAAAATATAAAAACAATAAAAATTTTTAATAAAAAATTCGCTTTGCAAAAAACAAATAATCAGGCAATAAAAATAGCAAAAGCAATGCTAAATAAAATTCCTATTATTATCGGATCTGAATTTTTAACTGGAAACTGCCGCGCTTTTAGAAATCAGATAAACGAAGGACCTAAAAATTTTTCAACATTTATGGAAATTCCGGAAATTAACCATCATCTTTTAGAAGGGCTAAAAAATCCAAAAACCAATAGCAAAAATTTGATATTTCTATTTTTCAATTCTAATTTATATCACAAACGAAATCAGCTTAGATATAAAATAACACAAAAAATTTTAAAGCAAAATAAAATTTATTTTATTGAATATAAATTAGCGTCAAAAACTAAATTACAACAATCTATGGAATTTCTTGTCTTGGGGAGCTATGCGAGTTTTTATTTGGCAATGTTGAATAATTTAGATCCGTCGCCAAATCCTTATGTTGATTATCTAAAAAAACAGATGAAATAA
- a CDS encoding co-chaperone GroES, whose product MSIKPLGDNVIIKAIAKDEKTKSGIVLPETIDKEKPEEGEVIAIGPGKMLDNGNRSVVGVKEGDTVLFKKYSPDEIKADGKNLLVISESDIIAIIK is encoded by the coding sequence ATGAGTATAAAACCATTGGGCGATAATGTTATTATAAAAGCAATCGCCAAAGACGAAAAAACAAAATCAGGGATTGTTTTGCCTGAAACAATTGATAAAGAAAAGCCTGAGGAGGGCGAAGTCATTGCGATAGGTCCCGGCAAAATGCTGGATAATGGCAACAGATCTGTTGTCGGAGTAAAAGAGGGGGATACAGTTTTATTTAAAAAATATAGCCCAGACGAAATAAAAGCTGACGGAAAAAATCTGTTGGTTATATCAGAAAGCGATATCATCGCAATAATTAAATAA
- the groL gene encoding chaperonin GroEL (60 kDa chaperone family; promotes refolding of misfolded polypeptides especially under stressful conditions; forms two stacked rings of heptamers to form a barrel-shaped 14mer; ends can be capped by GroES; misfolded proteins enter the barrel where they are refolded when GroES binds) yields MAKQILFDEKARTALKKGVDQLADTVKVTLGPKGRNVVLDKGFGSPTITKDGVTVAKEIELENKFENIGAEIVKEAASKTNDVAGDGTTTATILAQSMINEGLKLVSAGVSPIDIKKSIQKSVKDVVKNLKSMSKQISSKEEIAQVASISANDKEIGDIIAEAMESVGKDGVITVEEGQSFGVNKEVVEGMQFDNGYISPYMITDTDKMKAEFDDPNILITDKKISSLQEILPLLEKLAQAGKKDLVIIADDIEGEALATFVVNKLRGAFNVLAIKSPGFGDRKKEMLEDIAVLTGGKVISEEVGLKLENTEIKDLGRARKVVSTKENSTVVEGKGNEEKIRDRVEQIKKMIENSDSDFDKEKLQERLAKLSGGVAVIKVGAATETEMKEKKYRIEDALSATKAAVEEGVVSGGGIAFIKSVSKNKENDKTIGDKIVYNALLEPMRQIAFNAGKDGSYIFHEVLRNQKEKDNKDIGYNASSDKFEDMMSAGIVDPTKVARSALQNATSAAVMFLTIEAVVTDKPEEKSEGGGMPAGMGGGMPGMGGGMPMM; encoded by the coding sequence ATGGCTAAACAAATTTTATTTGATGAAAAAGCAAGAACTGCTTTAAAAAAAGGAGTTGATCAGCTTGCTGATACGGTAAAAGTAACGCTTGGACCAAAGGGTAGAAATGTTGTTTTGGATAAAGGGTTTGGATCTCCAACAATTACTAAAGATGGCGTAACAGTCGCGAAAGAGATTGAGCTTGAAAACAAGTTTGAAAATATTGGAGCGGAAATAGTAAAAGAAGCAGCGTCTAAAACAAATGATGTTGCTGGAGACGGGACAACAACAGCGACAATTTTAGCTCAGTCAATGATTAATGAGGGGCTTAAACTAGTGTCAGCTGGAGTTAGTCCGATTGATATTAAAAAATCAATTCAAAAAAGCGTTAAAGATGTTGTAAAAAATTTAAAATCAATGAGCAAACAGATATCTTCAAAAGAAGAAATCGCACAGGTTGCGTCTATATCAGCAAATGACAAAGAGATAGGCGATATTATCGCGGAGGCAATGGAATCAGTTGGGAAAGATGGGGTAATTACTGTTGAAGAAGGACAGTCTTTTGGAGTTAATAAAGAAGTTGTTGAGGGAATGCAATTTGACAATGGATATATTTCTCCTTATATGATTACTGATACAGATAAAATGAAAGCTGAATTTGATGATCCAAATATTTTAATTACTGATAAAAAGATTTCATCTTTACAGGAAATTTTGCCTCTTTTAGAAAAGCTGGCGCAGGCAGGGAAAAAAGATTTAGTGATTATCGCTGATGATATTGAAGGCGAAGCATTAGCAACTTTTGTGGTTAATAAATTAAGAGGAGCTTTTAATGTTTTAGCGATTAAATCTCCTGGATTTGGCGACAGAAAAAAAGAAATGTTAGAAGACATCGCTGTTTTGACTGGCGGAAAAGTTATTTCTGAAGAAGTTGGATTAAAATTAGAAAATACAGAAATTAAAGATTTGGGTCGAGCGCGAAAAGTTGTTTCCACAAAAGAAAACAGTACTGTTGTTGAAGGAAAAGGCAATGAAGAAAAAATCAGGGATAGAGTAGAGCAAATTAAAAAAATGATAGAAAATAGCGACAGTGATTTTGACAAGGAAAAACTGCAAGAACGGTTGGCAAAACTTTCAGGCGGAGTCGCGGTAATTAAAGTTGGCGCGGCAACAGAAACAGAAATGAAAGAAAAAAAATACCGCATTGAAGACGCGTTGTCAGCCACAAAAGCCGCTGTTGAAGAAGGTGTTGTTTCTGGCGGAGGAATTGCTTTCATAAAAAGCGTTTCAAAAAATAAAGAAAATGACAAAACAATTGGAGATAAAATAGTTTATAACGCTCTGCTTGAACCTATGCGCCAAATCGCGTTTAACGCTGGAAAAGACGGTTCTTATATTTTTCATGAAGTATTAAGAAATCAAAAAGAAAAAGACAATAAAGATATTGGTTATAACGCGTCTTCTGATAAATTTGAAGATATGATGAGCGCCGGAATTGTTGATCCGACAAAAGTAGCAAGAAGCGCTTTACAAAACGCGACTTCAGCCGCAGTTATGTTTTTAACAATTGAAGCCGTTGTCACTGATAAGCCTGAAGAAAAAAGCGAAGGCGGAGGAATGCCAGCTGGAATGGGCGGAGGAATGCCGGGAATGGGCGGCGGAATGCCAATGATGTAA
- a CDS encoding DUF4340 domain-containing protein: MQIKRTYILGIIFILLLGTAYFVKTAPWANHKETSSNFFVFDKNVVDKIEIVSEVNSSILEKQNDLWVVASANNFKADQTTVESMLKTVLEIKIGTLISDNADKQSIYEVGEKKGIAVKIFSNDKNFADFVIGKNGPSYNTNYFRIAGNNKVYLSDVSMRIDFSRPDYRDMRILTLNQANISKIEFDYQSKAKNVVIEKENEGWKIVSSEKICKQEIVDEILSIISNLNAQDIVEDEEKEKISLDKPELKLSIFQGDDKKVLLINSVEQEENEGKKYYLVLEGNEIIYSVSGYLGEKLMKQKKDFVE, encoded by the coding sequence ATGCAAATAAAACGAACTTACATATTAGGAATTATTTTTATTTTGCTTTTAGGAACGGCTTATTTTGTTAAAACAGCTCCTTGGGCAAATCATAAAGAAACAAGCAGTAATTTTTTTGTATTTGATAAAAATGTTGTTGATAAAATAGAAATCGTTAGTGAAGTAAACAGCTCGATTTTAGAAAAACAAAATGATTTATGGGTTGTTGCTTCAGCTAATAATTTTAAAGCTGACCAAACAACGGTTGAATCAATGTTAAAAACAGTTTTGGAAATAAAAATTGGGACTTTAATTTCAGATAATGCTGACAAGCAATCTATTTATGAGGTTGGTGAAAAAAAAGGCATAGCTGTTAAAATTTTCAGCAATGATAAAAATTTCGCTGATTTTGTAATAGGGAAAAACGGTCCTTCATATAATACTAATTATTTCAGGATTGCGGGGAATAATAAAGTTTATTTGTCAGATGTTAGTATGAGAATAGATTTTAGCCGTCCTGATTATCGCGATATGCGAATTTTAACATTAAATCAAGCAAATATTAGCAAAATAGAATTTGATTATCAAAGCAAAGCAAAAAATGTTGTTATAGAAAAAGAGAATGAAGGATGGAAAATTGTTTCTTCTGAAAAAATATGCAAACAAGAAATTGTTGATGAAATTTTAAGTATAATCAGTAATTTGAACGCTCAAGATATTGTGGAAGACGAAGAAAAAGAAAAAATTAGTTTAGACAAGCCAGAATTAAAGTTATCAATTTTTCAAGGTGATGATAAAAAAGTTTTATTAATTAATTCTGTTGAGCAGGAAGAAAATGAAGGTAAAAAATATTATTTAGTTTTAGAAGGCAATGAAATAATTTATTCTGTTAGTGGATATTTAGGAGAAAAATTAATGAAACAGAAAAAAGATTTTGTAGAATAA
- a CDS encoding glycogen/starch synthase encodes MNNLPNKSKKFNIAHITSQIAPFSKTGGMADVVNALSKKQSYFKHNVMIFSPYYGFIRKKDFERETIAKNLQARLGEKKYSFAVKKVKIFDNANIYFICNDKMFGTHKIYGTDFDGLRFYFFELAVLQFLRHKKMAPHIIHCHDWHAGLIPNLIRKSKFFAKTATVFTIHNLVFQGAKNWWETPTKKKDSGRGAITTDKKKIEYLNFTKRGILYSDVINTVSERHAKEILTSKYGQGLEKLLKKRKDDVYGIINGIDYKVHNPKIDKYIYRKYDWDTLRHKKINKLALQKELKLKESEEIPLIGFSNRLSEQKGIILLQKVMDTLLKLDLQFVIVGDRGGTKEYINFFKKVARKHHDKLAIYLKSRFPEYMESKMFAASDMFLMPSRFEPCGISQMKSLRYGSIPIVHKTGGLSDTIENFNPRTRHGNGFVFDFYNEQEFLSAIIRALENYKYPSCWEYLTWRSMKLSFSWELPAKKYLQLYKIAIKKRNDKDF; translated from the coding sequence ATGAATAATCTTCCAAATAAGTCTAAAAAATTTAATATCGCGCATATAACTTCGCAAATTGCGCCTTTTTCAAAAACAGGAGGAATGGCTGATGTTGTAAACGCGCTTTCTAAAAAGCAATCTTATTTTAAACATAATGTAATGATATTCAGCCCCTATTATGGTTTTATTAGAAAAAAAGATTTTGAAAGAGAGACAATCGCTAAAAATTTGCAGGCTAGACTAGGAGAAAAAAAATATAGTTTTGCTGTTAAAAAGGTAAAAATTTTTGATAATGCCAATATTTATTTTATTTGCAATGATAAAATGTTTGGAACTCATAAGATTTACGGAACTGATTTTGACGGTTTGCGTTTTTATTTTTTTGAACTGGCTGTTTTGCAATTTTTGCGGCATAAAAAAATGGCTCCTCATATTATTCATTGCCATGATTGGCATGCTGGATTAATTCCTAATTTGATTAGAAAATCAAAATTTTTTGCCAAAACAGCCACGGTTTTTACAATTCATAATTTGGTTTTTCAAGGGGCTAAAAATTGGTGGGAAACGCCGACGAAAAAGAAAGACAGTGGCAGGGGGGCAATAACAACCGATAAAAAAAAGATAGAATATTTGAATTTTACCAAAAGGGGAATTTTATATTCTGATGTTATTAATACTGTTTCTGAACGCCACGCGAAAGAAATATTAACTTCTAAATACGGGCAAGGATTGGAAAAATTATTAAAAAAGCGGAAAGACGATGTTTATGGAATTATTAACGGCATTGATTATAAAGTGCATAATCCTAAAATTGACAAATATATTTATCGCAAATATGATTGGGATACGCTACGGCATAAAAAGATTAATAAATTAGCTTTGCAAAAAGAATTAAAATTAAAAGAATCAGAAGAAATACCTTTAATCGGTTTTTCAAATCGTTTAAGCGAACAAAAAGGAATTATTTTATTGCAAAAAGTAATGGATACTTTATTAAAGTTAGATTTGCAGTTTGTTATTGTGGGAGATCGTGGTGGGACAAAAGAGTATATTAATTTTTTTAAAAAAGTCGCGAGAAAACATCATGATAAGTTGGCAATTTATTTAAAAAGCCGTTTTCCAGAATATATGGAAAGCAAGATGTTTGCGGCAAGCGATATGTTTTTAATGCCTTCGCGTTTTGAACCATGCGGAATTTCGCAAATGAAAAGTTTGCGATATGGCAGTATTCCAATAGTGCATAAAACTGGCGGGCTTTCTGATACGATTGAAAATTTTAATCCCAGAACGAGGCATGGAAATGGATTTGTTTTTGATTTTTATAATGAGCAGGAATTTTTATCAGCCATTATAAGAGCTTTGGAAAATTATAAATATCCGAGCTGTTGGGAATATTTGACATGGAGGAGCATGAAATTGTCTTTTTCATGGGAATTGCCAGCTAAAAAATATTTGCAACTTTATAAAATAGCAATTAAAAAAAGAAATGATAAAGATTTTTAA
- a CDS encoding phosphotransferase, producing MNNFFAQDNIKKALNEILENNGLNVLYNMSNSCDFVVKQCEGKCDKRYILKIRKRNNDFLKQQFINEIFINIFLEKKFPDKFPYKIIDYNIEDEPEFLLYKMIKARPLNGYYFLIGARNKKKYNPKEIVDLICLLQKQTDVFQKENLNVKLQSSGYENSLNSFLKYKKINEQYLNNKDIFSTQSIIEKNRNLLDKNLVLSHGDLNPKNILIKDDKKTTFIDWTGVELNNYLSDFVRFYFSNWNVKEKQQLLKKEIFKKFGNDETLFNLNILILTGDFLRILNDSSNGLNSDFQKNIINKDTKEKMIDKIKQAEISSIKQFKKSLKYFNNYD from the coding sequence ATGAATAATTTTTTTGCGCAAGATAATATTAAAAAAGCATTAAATGAAATTTTAGAAAATAACGGTTTAAATGTTCTTTATAATATGAGCAACAGCTGTGATTTTGTCGTGAAGCAATGTGAAGGGAAATGCGATAAGCGTTACATTTTGAAAATAAGAAAAAGAAACAACGATTTTTTAAAGCAACAATTTATTAATGAAATTTTTATTAATATTTTTTTAGAAAAAAAATTTCCAGACAAATTTCCTTATAAGATTATAGATTATAATATAGAAGATGAGCCGGAATTTTTACTTTATAAAATGATTAAGGCGCGTCCTTTAAACGGATATTATTTTTTAATAGGAGCTAGAAATAAAAAAAAATATAATCCAAAAGAGATTGTTGATTTAATTTGTTTATTGCAAAAACAGACTGATGTTTTTCAAAAAGAAAATTTAAATGTTAAATTACAAAGCAGCGGTTATGAAAATAGCTTAAATTCTTTTTTAAAATATAAAAAAATAAACGAACAATATCTTAATAATAAAGATATTTTTTCAACTCAAAGTATAATAGAAAAAAACAGAAATTTATTAGACAAAAATTTAGTTTTGTCGCATGGCGATCTAAATCCCAAAAATATTTTGATAAAAGATGATAAAAAAACAACATTTATAGATTGGACAGGCGTGGAATTAAATAATTATTTAAGCGATTTTGTTAGATTTTATTTTTCTAATTGGAATGTGAAAGAAAAACAGCAATTGCTGAAAAAAGAAATTTTTAAAAAATTCGGCAACGATGAGACGCTTTTTAATTTAAATATTTTAATTTTAACAGGAGATTTTTTGAGAATTTTGAATGATTCTTCAAATGGGTTAAATAGCGATTTTCAAAAAAATATTATTAATAAAGATACAAAAGAAAAAATGATTGATAAAATAAAGCAAGCTGAAATTAGCTCAATAAAACAATTTAAAAAGAGTTTGAAATATTTTAATAATTATGATTAA
- a CDS encoding peptidylprolyl isomerase: MKKIFLFLFLAFLISGCSNNQTKKLDAVNKNITKNLNINNMNSTNIIEKQQTTIQDDFKDLASEYNQAIIKTNFGDVKIEFYSDDSPETVNNFLNLAEIRFYDNTKFHRVIKDFMIQGGDPNSKDDDWSNDGTGGPGYKFADEFNSHKLVKGSLAMANSGPNTNGSQFFIVTKEATPWLDGMHTNFGYVIEGIDIVEKIEEVEINNRDHPLKDVIVKSIELIKK, encoded by the coding sequence ATGAAGAAGATTTTTTTATTTTTATTTTTGGCGTTTTTAATTTCTGGGTGTTCAAATAATCAAACGAAAAAATTAGATGCTGTAAATAAAAATATAACTAAAAATTTAAATATTAATAATATGAATTCAACAAATATTATTGAAAAACAACAAACAACAATTCAAGATGATTTTAAGGATTTAGCGTCAGAATATAATCAAGCGATTATTAAAACAAATTTTGGGGATGTAAAAATTGAATTTTATTCTGATGATTCACCTGAAACAGTTAATAATTTTTTAAATTTAGCTGAAATTAGATTTTATGATAACACAAAATTTCATCGCGTAATAAAAGATTTTATGATACAGGGCGGAGATCCAAACAGCAAAGACGATGATTGGTCTAATGACGGAACAGGCGGACCAGGATATAAATTTGCTGATGAATTTAACAGCCATAAATTAGTAAAAGGAAGCCTGGCAATGGCAAATTCAGGTCCGAACACAAACGGCTCGCAATTTTTTATTGTTACAAAAGAAGCAACTCCTTGGTTAGACGGGATGCATACTAATTTTGGTTATGTAATTGAAGGCATAGATATTGTAGAAAAAATAGAAGAAGTGGAAATTAATAATCGCGACCATCCGCTTAAAGATGTTATTGTTAAAAGCATAGAATTAATAAAAAAATAA
- a CDS encoding Fic family protein: MQKLTKRQLNILNFIRKYKKANNQEIKKYLEKNFGSVSRVTIVRNINKLLENSLIQKYGKGRNIYYQEFSPGDLLAYFDTEEYFKQSTDKREIAFENFNFDIFKNLKEIFISEELAELEKLNNNYQERIKKLSSVILKKEFERLTIELSWKSSRLEGNTYSLIDTEILIKQNKEAKGKSKEEAIMILNHKKALDYVIDERNNFKKITLHKIENIHKLIVQNLDIQDGLRSIPVGIVGTRYKPLGNQHQIIEAVEKFVKVINKLRDPFSKALVSVLIVSYIQMFEDGNKRTARLLSNAILLANNICPLSYRSIDEADYKKATIIFYEQNSARFFKELFIEQFKFAVGNYFL, translated from the coding sequence ATGCAAAAATTAACTAAAAGACAATTAAATATTTTAAATTTTATCAGAAAATACAAAAAAGCGAATAATCAAGAAATTAAAAAATATTTGGAAAAAAATTTTGGTTCTGTTTCCAGAGTAACAATAGTGCGGAATATTAATAAACTTTTGGAAAATAGCTTAATTCAAAAATATGGAAAAGGCAGAAATATTTATTATCAAGAATTTTCGCCAGGCGACTTGCTTGCTTATTTTGACACTGAAGAATATTTTAAGCAATCTACCGACAAAAGAGAAATTGCTTTTGAGAATTTTAATTTTGACATATTTAAAAATTTAAAAGAAATTTTTATTTCAGAAGAACTGGCAGAGCTGGAAAAGTTGAATAATAATTATCAAGAAAGAATTAAAAAACTTTCTTCAGTTATTCTTAAAAAAGAATTTGAGAGGTTAACTATTGAATTAAGCTGGAAATCTTCACGGCTTGAAGGAAACACCTATTCTTTAATTGATACGGAGATTCTAATAAAGCAGAATAAAGAAGCAAAGGGCAAAAGCAAAGAAGAAGCAATAATGATTCTTAATCATAAAAAAGCTTTGGATTATGTTATTGATGAAAGAAACAATTTTAAAAAAATTACCTTGCATAAAATTGAAAATATACATAAATTAATTGTACAAAATTTAGATATTCAAGATGGGTTAAGAAGCATTCCTGTGGGCATAGTCGGCACAAGATACAAACCGTTAGGTAATCAGCATCAAATTATTGAAGCTGTAGAAAAATTTGTTAAAGTTATAAATAAATTAAGAGATCCGTTTTCCAAGGCGCTTGTTTCAGTGCTAATAGTTTCTTATATCCAAATGTTTGAAGACGGCAACAAAAGAACTGCTCGGCTTTTGAGTAATGCTATACTTTTAGCTAATAATATTTGTCCTCTTTCTTATAGAAGCATTGATGAAGCAGATTACAAAAAAGCAACAATCATTTTTTATGAGCAAAATAGCGCAAGATTTTTTAAAGAGTTGTTTATTGAACAGTTTAAATTTGCTGTTGGAAACTATTTTTTATAA
- a CDS encoding fused MFS/spermidine synthase, producing MSENISRKKLYLVVFLTGAIVMILELIGSRILAPIFGTSIFVWTSLIGIILGAMSLGYYYGGKIADKNPNLKFFSSIILFSGCLVFLILIIKDFVLYSGLFLGIRTGTVVSATILFALPAMFLGAVSPYAVRLSMKAVESSGHTVGNLYAVSTFGSIVGTFLAGFYLIPRFGSATILYGIAIALFFISALVYLEKKFAIRTIFILLFLVIVSFSASAMSNSNFIVDKDSAYNHIRVYDTEDEHGRVIRIMSVENFFDSGMFLDSDELAFEYSKFFRLGGIFNKEIKKAVIFGGAAYSIPKDFLSKNKNATIDVVEIDPMTTEIAKKYFRLKDNYRLNIYHQDARIFLNKTDKNKYDIVYNDAFSSACAVPFHLTTREAIEKIYNILNDDGVYVINLISAITGDYSDFFRAEYKTIKEKFKNVYVFPIEEYSQNFLKTHQNIVIIASKRNININDLMEKAKDKETKKMLKHYWTYKIKIDNIRTLTDDFAPVNYYAVKYCN from the coding sequence ATGTCTGAGAATATATCAAGGAAAAAACTTTATTTAGTTGTTTTTTTAACAGGAGCTATTGTTATGATTTTAGAATTAATAGGATCTAGAATTTTGGCTCCAATTTTTGGAACATCTATTTTTGTGTGGACGAGTTTAATAGGAATCATATTGGGCGCGATGAGCTTAGGATATTATTACGGCGGAAAGATCGCGGACAAAAATCCAAATTTGAAATTTTTTTCTTCCATTATTCTTTTTTCAGGATGTCTTGTATTTTTGATTTTAATTATTAAAGATTTTGTGTTGTATTCAGGCCTGTTTTTAGGGATAAGGACAGGAACTGTTGTTTCAGCAACAATTTTATTTGCTTTGCCAGCTATGTTTTTGGGAGCTGTTTCGCCTTATGCCGTGAGGCTGTCAATGAAAGCCGTGGAAAGTTCAGGCCATACAGTGGGAAATTTATACGCTGTTTCAACTTTTGGAAGCATTGTCGGCACTTTTTTAGCTGGTTTTTATTTAATTCCGAGATTTGGAAGCGCAACAATTTTGTATGGAATAGCAATAGCGTTATTTTTTATATCAGCGCTTGTTTATTTAGAAAAAAAATTCGCGATAAGAACAATATTTATTTTATTGTTTCTTGTTATTGTTTCTTTTAGCGCGAGCGCGATGAGCAATAGTAATTTTATTGTTGATAAAGATAGCGCTTATAATCATATTAGAGTTTATGACACAGAAGACGAACACGGACGCGTTATAAGGATTATGTCTGTTGAAAATTTTTTTGATTCAGGAATGTTTTTAGATTCTGACGAGTTGGCTTTTGAATATTCTAAATTTTTTAGATTAGGGGGCATTTTTAACAAGGAAATAAAAAAAGCTGTTATTTTTGGAGGCGCCGCTTATTCAATCCCGAAAGATTTTTTATCAAAAAATAAAAATGCCACAATAGATGTAGTTGAAATTGATCCAATGACAACTGAAATAGCAAAAAAATATTTTAGGCTTAAAGATAACTACCGTTTAAATATTTACCATCAGGACGCGAGAATATTTTTGAATAAAACAGACAAAAATAAATATGATATTGTTTATAATGACGCTTTTAGCTCTGCTTGCGCTGTTCCATTTCATTTGACAACAAGAGAAGCAATAGAAAAAATTTATAATATTCTTAATGATGATGGAGTATATGTTATAAATTTGATATCAGCGATAACCGGCGATTATTCGGATTTTTTTAGAGCAGAATATAAAACAATAAAAGAAAAATTTAAAAATGTATATGTTTTTCCAATAGAAGAATATAGCCAGAATTTTTTAAAGACGCACCAGAATATTGTTATTATAGCTAGCAAAAGAAATATTAATATTAATGATCTTATGGAAAAGGCAAAAGATAAGGAAACAAAAAAAATGCTTAAGCATTACTGGACATATAAGATAAAAATTGATAATATTAGAACATTGACTGATGATTTTGCGCCTGTTAATTATTATGCCGTTAAATATTGCAATTAA
- a CDS encoding class I SAM-dependent methyltransferase, whose product MDKQIVEKIIELNKDSYEEIAEHFSVTRNYIWKDLKNLAKYIRNDYKVLDVGCGNGRIFEELENKNIEYFGIDYCEKLIDIARNRYKHFSSNIQFAVSDIDNMPFAKNQFDAIFAIAIINHIPSREAQKKALSKLYQTLKPGGILLMTNWNLWNFNFKKNIFCYNFKKLKISSKKWKEKYGIDKKEFKIKDIMTEWKAGEKSSPLYYYAFEKKELDKLTKESGFKILNSYYSKNGKKVGRFQGGNIITIAKK is encoded by the coding sequence ATGGATAAACAAATTGTTGAAAAAATTATTGAGTTAAATAAAGACAGTTATGAAGAAATCGCTGAGCATTTTTCTGTTACCAGAAATTATATTTGGAAAGATTTGAAAAATTTGGCGAAATATATACGCAATGATTATAAAGTGCTGGATGTTGGTTGTGGTAACGGACGCATATTTGAAGAATTAGAAAATAAAAATATTGAATATTTTGGAATAGATTATTGCGAAAAATTGATTGACATAGCGCGTAATCGTTATAAGCATTTTTCATCAAATATTCAATTTGCCGTATCTGATATTGATAATATGCCGTTCGCGAAAAATCAGTTTGACGCTATTTTTGCCATTGCCATTATAAATCACATTCCGAGCAGAGAAGCGCAAAAAAAGGCTTTATCAAAATTATATCAAACATTAAAACCCGGCGGAATTCTTTTAATGACAAATTGGAATCTTTGGAATTTTAATTTTAAAAAAAATATATTCTGTTATAATTTTAAAAAATTAAAAATTTCATCTAAAAAGTGGAAAGAAAAATACGGTATAGATAAAAAAGAATTTAAAATAAAAGACATAATGACTGAATGGAAAGCCGGAGAAAAATCAAGCCCTCTTTATTATTACGCTTTTGAAAAAAAAGAACTGGACAAATTAACAAAAGAAAGCGGTTTTAAAATTTTAAATTCTTATTACAGCAAGAACGGCAAAAAAGTAGGTCGTTTTCAAGGCGGGAATATTATAACAATCGCGAAGAAATAA